A stretch of DNA from Lotus japonicus ecotype B-129 chromosome 4, LjGifu_v1.2:
CAGCGAACTTCAGAGCCTAATATCACCAAGTTCTGGGTTTCAAAAGAAACAGTGTTAATGTAGAAAGtggtagattttcgaaatagctTTCCAGGCATGTATAGTATGTCATTTTCGGTTGAGAATTGAGTTCGGGTGATAGTCGTTAGTGATCgctgttcctgctgtttttttttagaaaatgaataTGACAGTTGTTTCATAAAACTTGAATCTACTAGTTTTTGGGTTGGATGTTTTCTGAATTTGGAATATCTAATTTACTTGTATGGTATTGATGAATTTTGTTACTGGCTGGATTATTCTGTAaaaaaggtcgctcatccagctgtaattccttttggtgcaaTGATTATTACTGTCATTTAAGTTGCATTATCCGCTGTTGAAAAtattaagactctaggttgactattagagccctaacaaagagaaatgagaactttatcgcttgcaagtaaaatgtgatgtaattggacataggtctagtgaagactgtgggccatgagaacgatggtactgTTAAAGACAAActgttacttgcacgcgagggtgttttgtgggttgtacggtgtgtccccacgtgatttggttgactgcggtcaccttgtgattctgtggacggacggtgtgtccggtggacggtgtgtcccccacatgaatgagggttgtacggtgtgtcccctccgagaattgttcatctgcggatgatcgtgaatatggccattggtgttgaggtggttgtgtgaatggtgaggtcgctagcctaactgaacttaggtgactgactgagatataacttaaagattatgcttattataccttgtacatgtatatgtgaatgtttctatgagaatatgagacctgacccttgcgctacttgtctatgtgtttatttgggggggggggggtagatgccGACCTCTTCGACAGTGGAGGCGATCACGAGGTGGGAGATCGTTCTGGATAGACCATAAAAAGACCGACTCTGGGAGATTGACAATTCCGGAGTTCGGAGGATCTATGTCGGCAGTGCGGTACTCTTGGAGAGGAATAGTACAGGAACGATCATAAGGAGCCAGATTCTGAAGGATGGGTCAGTGATGTGTCCGCATCCTCCAGCAAGGTTTCAGAaggacaaagaagaagaagacccttCGGAGGACACGGAGGAAGATCCTTCTGAGGACGAGACGGTGGAGTCACGCTTGCAGGTGGAGGAAAAGGTAGTGGAACCACCACCACCTGTGGCCAACTCAGAAGGTCGTGTGCAGCACGCTCCTGGGCGTTACGTTGTGGGACCTCGGAAGAGTGTGATCAGGCTAGAGCAGGCTAGGAAGAGGGCACGAGAAGCTGGAGCTGCTGTTCTTGAACGGAATCTGGACTAGGGTTTTTCCTTTCTATGGGTTTTGGGAGACCGTATCGGGTTATCAatttattttctcttatttttggaTTTCACATTATTGTAGGGCATTTGCCCAAGGATTCGGTTATTGTATTTTTGGGTCTATTGCTACCTCTTATTTAATGAGTTATTTTCATTCAGAAATTACATGGTTTATTTATTCCGCACAGTTTCAAGAGTTTTACGTTGAATGAACCTTTCTCGTAAATTGAAGATTCTTTAAAtgaacggcgaaaattctttgagaaaatacGCGTGAtcggttactgtgtgacactcgagaaatcggggcgttacattgtggtatcagagctccggttgagaaaccagagcactaaggattttgggcttacgagtttcggaactcgttgatgttttgtttttgataaagatgttttcaaagcttcgcggtgagattgggtagacttgaatgctaagatgtttgcttggctgtgattGTCTGaatagtatcattgccgtgatacttgggATAGATTATTTATTGTATACTTAgatatttcttttaatttgaggTCACTGACATTGAGTTGTGGTTCTATTTCTAAGTAGGATTTCCATCATGCCTCCGAGACAGGACCCAACCAATGCTCAGCTTGCTTAAGCAATGGCTCAGCTGGCTCAGGTGATGACCCAGCAGGCTGCCACTGCTGCTGCCCAAGCCGCGGCGCAGCTTCAACGGGAAGCTGAAGAGAACACCGGGAGAGCTGAGGAAGATGCCAGAAGGGCACAACGGGCTGAGAGGGAGCTGGCACAGGACCAGATCCGCATGAGAAATGATTTCAATCGTCATGGACCACCTAAGTTCCAAGGCGAAGTTGAGCCCGAGAAAGCTGATCTTTGGATTCAGGAAATGGAGAAAATCTTTGAGGCTCTCCACACACCTGACGCTGAGAAGGTGAACTTGGCGACCTTTATGCTGAAGGGtgacgctgagtactggtggcgGAGCGCCAGACAGCTGATGACTGCCAACAATGTGGCCATCACTTGGGAGTCTTTCAAAAGGGCTTTCATGGAGAAGTACTTTCCGGAGACTGCCAGGCAAGACATGGAGAATCAATTCCTCAACCTGAGACAGGGGTTGATGACCGTAGGGGAATATGCTGCAAGACTGGAGACCCTGTCCAAACACTTTCGCTTTTTCCAAGTGCAAGTGGATGAATCATACCTATGCAACCGATTCATGAGAGGTTTGAGGAATGACATTGAAGAAtctgtgaggccattgggaatcaGAGTCTTCCGACAACTGGTCGAGAAAGCTCGTGAAGTGGAGTCGATGAAGAATCGTCAGAGGGGCAAGTATGACAGCGGAGGTCTGATCCGTTCTGGGCAGAGGCCGACCGGAAGGTTTGAGGGACAGAGGCATGCTGGTAGGTTTGACGGGGGCAAGGCTCCGATGAGGAAGCCTTACCAACGCCCTACTGACAGGGTACCATTTGCTGGAAGGAATGTGGCACGTGCTCCTAGGGACGATGTCGTCTGTTACAAGTGCAACCAGAAGGGACACTACTCGAATGAATGAGGGAAGGAGGTTGTGTGCTGGAAGTGCCAGAAACCAGGACATGTTGAGAGAAACTGCCCTGATGCTACTAAGGTCGAGCCAGTACTGAATGCTGCCAGGGGAAAGCGACCTTCTGCTCCAGGTCGTGTGTTTGCAATGTCTGGGGAACAAGCTGCTGTGACTGATGATCTTATCCAGGGTACGTGTGTTATCGCTGGAACTTCTTTAATGGtgttatttgattctggtgctacacaCTCATTCATTGCTGAGGAGTGTGTGAAAAAGTTAGGATTGCTAACTGCTAGTTTACCATTCGATTTGGTGGTGTCGACCCCTGCCGCCGATCGATTAGTTACGCGCACGGCATGCTTGCAATGTCCGTTGATTTATgaggatcggaagttccttGCGAACCTCGTCTGTTTGGGGCAtaaagagctcgatgtgattctggggatggactggttggcaCAGTATCACGttctgttggattgtgctaataaggTCGTAGTCTTTCCGGATTCTGGCGTTACGGATTACTTGAATTCGTACAATTTGGGAAGGGGTTCACCAGCATTCGTGAACTCTATCGTAGCTGAGGCGAAGAACGACGGCGACGTACACAACATTTTGGTGGTGCAAGATTTTGTGGATGTGTTTCCAGAGGATGTGCCTGGATTACCGCCAGTGAGAGAAGCAGAGTTCTCCATTGATATTATGCCCGGTACAGGACCGATATCAATGGCGccttatcggatggcaccagcaGAGTTGGCGGAGTTAGCAAAACAGTTGGAGGATCTCACTTCCAAaggatttatccgaccaagtgtGTCGCCATGGGGAGCACCAGtgttgttggtgaagaagaaggacggaaggtccagattgtgtgtggattaccgacaACTCAGCAAGGCgacagtgaagaatcgttacccgatgcctcggatagatgatttgatggatcaacttcggggaGCTGTCGTTTTTTcgaagatagacctgaagtcagGGTATCACCAGATCCGTGTCAAGGAGGCTGACATATAGAATaccgcattcagaactcgata
This window harbors:
- the LOC130712732 gene encoding uncharacterized protein LOC130712732, with product MAQLAQVMTQQAATAAAQAAAQLQREAEENTGRAEEDARRAQRAERELAQDQIRMRNDFNRHGPPKFQGEVEPEKADLWIQEMEKIFEALHTPDAEKVNLATFMLKGDAEYWWRSARQLMTANNVAITWESFKRAFMEKYFPETARQDMENQFLNLRQGLMTVGEYAARLETLSKHFRFFQVQVDESYLCNRFMRGLRNDIEESVRPLGIRVFRQLVEKAREVESMKNRQRGKYDSGGLIRSGQRPTGRFEGQRHAGRFDGGKAPMRKPYQRPTDRVPFAGRNVARAPRDDVVCYKCNQKGHYSNE